One Etheostoma cragini isolate CJK2018 chromosome 18, CSU_Ecrag_1.0, whole genome shotgun sequence DNA window includes the following coding sequences:
- the faxca gene encoding failed axon connections homolog, whose amino-acid sequence MYWRVGFAWTRSFVVDLGQNQSFSSGLLGSDEQLSLYGYIIAYPLQDYGGIMSALGSDSWWRKTLYVTGGALLAAAAYLLHELLAIRKEEELDSKDAIILHQFSRPKTGVPSLSPFCLKMETYLRMVDLPYQNYFDGKLSPQGKMPWIEYNQEQVFGTEFIIDFLEERLGASLNKNLTPQEKAISRAITIMVEEHFYWTIAYCQWVDNLEETQKMLSVSGPLSDLLKWILSHLTGGIVKREMYGHGIGRFSEEEVYALMEKDMRTLATLLGDKKYLMGSKLSTVDAAVFSHLAPAMWTLPGTRPEQLIKGELINLAMYCERIRRRFWPEWFVDLEDFCYSNTTEGSNSQLKLPDLGLYSRTDTFLDNTHTHTSHTGTPKDPQSPDSDRTGHSLYDSDMDTECSEIDKC is encoded by the exons ATGTACTGGCGCGTCGGGTTTGCCTGGACGCGGTCGTTTGTGGTTGATCTTGGCCAAAACCAGAGCTTCTCCTCCGGTCTGCTGGGCTCCGATGAGCAGCTCTCGTTGTATGGGTACATTATCGCCTACCCACTGCAGGACTACGGCGGGATAATGTCAGCTCTGGGCTCGGACTCGTGGTGGCGAAAGACTCTGTATGTGACTGGAGGGGCTCTGCTCGCTGCCGCTGCTTATTTGCTGCACGAATTGCTGGCCATCAG AAAGGAGGAAGAGCTGGACTCTAAAGATGCCATCATACTCCACCAGTTCTCCAGGCCCAAAACTGGCGTCCCATCCCTGTCCCCTTTCTGCCTTAAGATGGAGACCTACCTTCGAATGGTGGACCTGCCCTACCAG AACTACTTTGATGGGAAGCTCTCGCCACAGGGAAAGATGCCATGGATTGAATACAACCAGGAGCAGGTGTTTGGTACCGAATTTATTATCGACTTCCTGGAGGAGAGGCTGGGCGCGAGCCTCAACAAGAACCTGACGCCGCAGGAGAAAGCCATTTCTCGTGCCATCACCATAATGGTGGAGGAGCATTTCTACTG GACCATAGCTTACTGTCAGTGGGTGGACAACCTGGAGGAGACCCAGAAGATGCTGTCAGTGAGCGGGCCCCTGAGTGACCTGCTCAAGTGGATCCTGAGTCACTTGACCGGCGGGATTGTCAAGAGGGAGATGTACGGGCACGGCATCGGGCGGTTCTCTGAGGAGGAGGTTTATGCCCTGATGGAGAAGGACATGCGCACCCTGGCCACTCTGCTAG GTGATAAGAAGTATCTTATGGGCTCTAAGCTTTCAACAGTAGACGCTGCAGTGTTCAGTCACCTGGCCCCCGCTATGTGGACACTACCAGGAACGCGGCCGGAGCAGCTGATCAAAG GGGAACTGATCAACCTGGCCATGTACTGTGAGCGCATCCGCCGGCGATTCTGGCCTGAGTGGTTCGTGGACCTGGAGGACTTCTGCTACAGCAACACCACAGAGGGCAGCAACTCACAGTTGAAACTGCCCGATCTGGGCCTCTACTCCCGCACGGACACTTTCCTggacaatacacacacacacacttcacataCCGGCACACCAAAGGACCCTCAGTCACCCGACAGCGACCGGACAGGCCACTCGCTGTATGACTCTGACATGGACACGGAGTGCTCTGAAATCGACAAGTGTTGA
- the ccnc gene encoding cyclin-C, translating into MAGNFWQSSHYLQWVLDKQDLMKERQKDLKFLSEEEYWKLQIFFANVIQALGEHLKLRQQVIATATVYFKRFYARYSLKSIDPVLMAPTCVFLASKVEEFGVVSNTRLISAATSVLKTRFSYAFPKEFPYRMNHILECEFYLLELMDCCLIVYHPYRPLLQYVQDMGQEDMLLPLAWRIVNDTYRTDLCLLYPPFMIALACLHVACVVQQKDARQWFAELSVDMDKILEIIRVILKLYDQWKNFDDRKEIAAVLNKMPKPKPPPNSESDQSSNGNQSNSYSQS; encoded by the exons AAAGTTCTCATTA TCTGCAGTGGGTTCTCGACAAACAGGACCTGATGAAAGAGCGCCAGAAGGATCTGAAGTTTCTCTCAGAAGAGGAGTACTGGAAGCTGCAGATTTTCTTTGCAAATG tgATCCAGGCTTTGGGGGAACACCTGAAGCTGCGACAGCAGGTCATTGCTACCGCAACTGTTTACTTCAAACGCTTCTATGCCAG GTATTCCCTGAAAAGTATAGACCCAGTGCTCATGGCTCCTACCTGTGTCTTCCTGGCTTCTAAAGTTGAG GAATTTGGAGTTGTGTCCAATACCAGGCTGATCTCGGCAGCAACATCTGTGT TGAAAACAAGATTTTCCTATGCCTTTCCAAAGGAGTTCCCTTACAGAATGAATCAT ATATTAGAATGTGAGTTCTACCTTCTGGAGTTGATG GACTGCTGCCTGATAGTGTACCACCCCTACAGACCACTGTTGCAGTATGTGCAGGATATGGGACAGGAAGACATGCTGCTGCCCCTGGCCTG GCGAATAGTGAATGACACATACAGGACGGATCTGTGTCTGCTCTACCCTCCATTCATGATTGCCCTGG cctgtcttcatgttgcctgcGTGGTACAGCAGAAAGATGCCCGGCAGTGGTTTGCAGAGCTCTCTGTTGACATGGACAAA ATCCTGGAGATCATCCGTGTGATTCTAAAGCTCTATGACCAGTGGAAAAACTTTGATGACAGAAAGGAGATAGCTGCCGTTCTCAACAAGATGCCAAAGCCCAAACCTCCTCCTAACAG TGAAAGTGACCAGAGCTCCAATGGAAACCAAAGCAACTCCTACAGCCAGTCCTAG